Sequence from the Sphingomonas sp. SORGH_AS_0950 genome:
CGGATGCGGGGATCGTCCTTCTGTTCTTCCTGCACGGTGCCAAGCTGTCGCGCGACGCGATCTGGCAAGGGCTGCGAAACTGGCCGCTCCATCTGGCGGTGCTGGCGTCGACCTTCATCCTGTTTCCGCTGCTCGGCCTTGCCCTGTCGCATATGCCCGGCGTCGATCCGTCGCTGGCGACCGGCATCCTGTTCCTAACCCTGCTGCCCTCGACGGTGCAATCCTCGATCGCCTTCACCGCGATCGCACGCGGCAATGTCGCGGCGGCGATCTGCAGTGCCTCCTTTTCCAATTTGCTGGGCATCGTACTGACCCCGGCCCTGGTGGCCTTGTTGATGAAGGTCGATGGCGGGGGCGGCGTCTCGCTGGCGTCGATCGAGGGCATCCTGCTGCAATTGCTGGCGCCGTTCGTGATCGGCCATCTGCTGCGCCCCTGGATCGGCGGGTTCGTGGCCCGTCGCAAGTCGCTGCTGACCATCGTCGATCGCGGCTCGATCCTGCTCGTCGTCTATACGGCCTTTGGCGCGGCGGTGGTCGAGGGGCTGTGGTCGCGCGTGTCGCCCGCCGATCTGGGGAAGCTGGCCCTGCTGTGCCTGTTGCTGCTC
This genomic interval carries:
- a CDS encoding bile acid:sodium symporter family protein gives rise to the protein MQRLFSIFEPFVLSLLGTVLLATILPARGAFAVYAGYMADAGIVLLFFLHGAKLSRDAIWQGLRNWPLHLAVLASTFILFPLLGLALSHMPGVDPSLATGILFLTLLPSTVQSSIAFTAIARGNVAAAICSASFSNLLGIVLTPALVALLMKVDGGGGVSLASIEGILLQLLAPFVIGHLLRPWIGGFVARRKSLLTIVDRGSILLVVYTAFGAAVVEGLWSRVSPADLGKLALLCLLLLGVILTATFLIARIMRLPRADAIVLQFCGSKKSLASGVPMAGVLFPAAQVGIILLPVMLFHQIQLIACAMLARHYGEQADGEGEGARASEKA